One window of Syntrophorhabdus sp. genomic DNA carries:
- the flgG gene encoding flagellar basal-body rod protein FlgG, with protein sequence MIRALWTAGTGMNVQQTNLDVIANNIANVNTNGFKKSRADFQDLMYQTLRLQGARTEGGGMVPTGIQIGLGAMLSSVQKVFQQGDYQRTDNELDIAIEGNGFLQVNLPSGDKAYTRAGALKTDADGKIVTTDGYTIEPNLTIPARTTSISIESDGTVTVQIQGQSSPQQIGRLELANFINPTGLRAIGKNLFMESDASGSPTTGRPGENGMGTVLQGFLEMSNVNVMQEMINMIIGQRAYEVNSKAIQAADEMLQMTNNLRR encoded by the coding sequence ATGATACGGGCGTTATGGACAGCGGGAACAGGCATGAACGTGCAGCAGACCAATCTCGACGTCATCGCCAACAACATCGCCAACGTAAATACCAACGGTTTCAAGAAGAGCCGCGCCGATTTCCAGGACCTCATGTACCAGACCCTGAGACTCCAGGGTGCGAGGACGGAAGGCGGCGGAATGGTCCCCACAGGCATCCAGATAGGACTCGGGGCCATGCTCTCATCGGTACAGAAGGTCTTCCAGCAGGGCGATTACCAGAGGACCGACAACGAGCTCGACATAGCCATAGAAGGCAACGGTTTCCTCCAGGTCAACCTTCCCTCCGGTGACAAGGCGTACACCAGGGCTGGCGCCTTGAAGACCGACGCCGACGGCAAGATAGTGACCACCGACGGCTACACCATCGAGCCGAACCTCACCATACCGGCAAGGACGACGAGCATATCCATAGAGAGCGACGGGACGGTCACGGTCCAGATCCAGGGCCAGTCCTCCCCCCAGCAGATAGGCCGTCTCGAGCTTGCCAACTTCATCAACCCCACGGGGCTTCGGGCCATAGGCAAGAACCTCTTCATGGAAAGCGACGCGAGCGGCTCTCCCACCACGGGAAGACCGGGAGAGAACGGCATGGGCACGGTCCTCCAGGGTTTTCTCGAAATGTCCAACGTCAACGTCATGCAGGAGATGATCAACATGATCATCGGCCAGCGCGCCTACGAGGTCAACTCCAAGGCCATCCAGGCGGCGGATGAGATGCTTCAGATGACCAACAACCTGAGGAGATAG
- a CDS encoding flagellar hook basal-body protein — protein MTVAGKYVNEKRLDIISNNLANAQTAGFKASRPIFEMISSTEDETGQVGLLKNSYVKLSDTYIDFSDASIVESGAKLDMAILGPGFFSVMTPEGVQYTRNGQFMLDKSSRLVTMSGEPVMGKGGEITINVSDGKEILIEGDGSIYLGKDLVDTIKVVEFKDLNGLKPVSKSNFTYTGNEAGETPKLYSIRQGSYETSNVNVVLEMVDLIHTMRAFECYTKIDQMFSDINGKLTELAKF, from the coding sequence GTGACAGTCGCCGGCAAGTACGTGAATGAGAAGAGGCTGGACATAATCTCCAACAACCTGGCCAACGCTCAAACGGCGGGATTCAAGGCTTCGCGGCCCATTTTCGAGATGATCTCCTCAACGGAAGATGAGACGGGTCAGGTGGGGCTCCTGAAGAACTCCTATGTCAAGCTTTCCGACACCTATATCGATTTTTCTGACGCTTCAATCGTCGAGAGCGGTGCAAAACTGGACATGGCCATCCTTGGCCCCGGGTTTTTCTCCGTGATGACCCCGGAGGGTGTCCAGTACACGCGCAACGGGCAGTTCATGCTCGACAAGTCGAGCCGACTCGTGACCATGAGCGGGGAGCCCGTCATGGGTAAGGGCGGGGAGATCACCATCAATGTCAGCGATGGCAAGGAGATACTCATCGAGGGCGATGGCTCCATATACCTGGGAAAGGACCTCGTGGACACCATCAAGGTCGTTGAGTTCAAGGACCTGAATGGTCTGAAACCCGTAAGCAAGAGCAACTTCACATACACCGGAAACGAGGCGGGAGAGACGCCGAAACTGTACTCCATACGGCAGGGCTCCTACGAGACCTCAAACGTCAATGTTGTCCTTGAAATGGTGGACCTCATCCATACCATGAGGGCATTCGAGTGCTACACGAAGATAGACCAGATGTTTTCCGATATCAACGGCAAGCTGACAGAGCTGGCGAAATTCTAG
- a CDS encoding flagellar basal body L-ring protein FlgH, whose amino-acid sequence MKTSTALLMVILGTVILAGCQSTSQSVIKDEPFVIDNTYKSVKPAPQPPAGTIYRGVNANSNFLGDHRARGVGDIITVKIYEVTNASEKAGTKTAKTSTTTAGIPNFLGLESNFYPSSITPDKMINANTKNDFDGSGETTRGGSLTATITARVVDVLPNGNLAIEGKREISINNEKKEILVQGIVRPRDLDYNNSVYSTQIADAKIIYTGVGVLGEKQKPGWLARVMDAVWPF is encoded by the coding sequence ATGAAGACGAGCACCGCATTGTTGATGGTCATCCTGGGGACGGTCATCCTGGCAGGTTGCCAGAGCACCAGTCAATCGGTGATAAAGGACGAGCCCTTTGTCATAGACAACACGTACAAGAGCGTGAAACCGGCTCCGCAGCCTCCCGCGGGGACCATCTACCGCGGGGTCAATGCCAACAGCAACTTTCTGGGTGACCACAGGGCCCGGGGGGTGGGTGACATCATCACCGTCAAGATCTACGAGGTGACGAACGCGTCGGAGAAAGCGGGCACGAAGACGGCGAAGACGTCCACGACGACGGCGGGCATCCCCAATTTCCTGGGACTCGAGTCCAACTTCTATCCCTCGAGCATCACGCCCGACAAGATGATAAACGCCAATACGAAAAACGATTTTGACGGCTCCGGCGAAACCACCCGGGGCGGCTCCCTGACCGCCACCATCACGGCGCGCGTCGTCGACGTGCTTCCCAACGGCAACCTGGCCATTGAAGGGAAGAGGGAGATCAGCATCAATAACGAGAAGAAGGAGATCCTGGTCCAGGGCATCGTAAGACCCAGGGACCTCGATTACAACAATTCCGTGTACTCGACCCAGATCGCGGACGCCAAGATCATCTACACCGGCGTGGGGGTCCTGGGAGAGAAGCAGAAGCCGGGCTGGCTGGCGCGCGTCATGGACGCCGTGTGGCCATTCTGA
- the flgA gene encoding flagellar basal body P-ring formation protein FlgA, with product MDTPVKTSRDGKKHCGLETQKNLCLVLLLLFFLGAAAVGSLRTVYAAGESTAEARIVNFVKEIYPGGDAVRVRLTTVPAQLKERVKIINLSFVRIPDVSGDGICAVEIETAPGRLRTVQVPFRVFTKRELYVLKAAGQKGDAIGPKDIVVRETYMNGKGSGYPTSVDDVVGKVLKRDVPANTLVTDQILEDRIVVRRGDAVTIIAESDKLVVRTKGKTVDKGRMGDVIRVKNTVSGKEVMAKVVSSSSVKVEF from the coding sequence GTGGATACCCCGGTGAAAACGAGCCGTGATGGGAAGAAACACTGCGGGCTGGAGACGCAAAAGAATCTGTGCCTGGTCCTCCTGCTGCTCTTCTTTCTCGGCGCCGCCGCGGTAGGGTCCTTGAGGACGGTGTACGCCGCGGGGGAATCAACGGCGGAAGCCAGAATAGTCAACTTCGTCAAGGAGATCTATCCCGGAGGCGATGCCGTTCGGGTGAGGCTGACGACGGTTCCCGCCCAGCTGAAAGAAAGAGTGAAGATCATCAACCTCAGCTTTGTGCGCATACCCGACGTCAGCGGCGACGGTATCTGCGCCGTCGAGATCGAGACGGCTCCGGGCAGGCTGCGCACCGTGCAGGTGCCCTTCAGGGTATTCACGAAGCGCGAGCTCTACGTGTTGAAAGCAGCTGGACAAAAGGGTGACGCGATCGGCCCGAAGGACATCGTGGTCCGCGAGACGTACATGAACGGAAAAGGCTCCGGCTATCCGACGTCCGTCGATGACGTTGTCGGCAAGGTCCTCAAGAGGGATGTGCCGGCCAACACGCTTGTCACCGACCAGATCCTCGAGGATAGGATCGTTGTCAGGCGGGGCGACGCGGTCACCATAATCGCCGAGAGCGATAAGCTGGTCGTGCGTACGAAGGGCAAGACCGTCGACAAGGGACGGATGGGCGACGTGATACGGGTGAAGAATACCGTCTCCGGGAAAGAAGTGATGGCGAAGGTCGTGAGCAGCAGCTCGGTAAAGGTCGAGTTCTAG